TTTTATCCaagcattttgagatgaaagatcttggggaCGCCTCTTTTGTTTTAGGAATTCAGATACTTCAAGATCGATCTCGAGGTATTCTTGGATTATCACAAAATAGCTATATCGATAAAGTACTCAAAAGGTTTGGCATGCAGAATTGTAGACCAGGTGACACCCCTGTCGCTAAAGGAGACAAATTTAGTCTTACTCAATACCCTAAAAGTAACCTTGAAATTCAGGAAATGCAAAAGATTCCCTATGCATCAGTTGTTGGGAGTTTAATGTATGCTCAAGTATGTATGCGTCCGGACATTGCGTACATTGTTGGGATGCTAGGCAGATATTTAAGCAACCCTAGTATAGACCATTGGATAGCAGCCAAAAGGGTTATGAGATATcttcagagaacaaaagattacatgcttacTTATAAGAGATCAAATCTTTTGGAGGTCATAGggtattctgattctgatttcgcTGGATGCCAAGATAGTAGGAAATCTACATCAGGCTATATTTACCTGTTAGCCGGAGGAGCGATATCTTGGAAAAGTGTCAAACAGACACTTATAGCTTCGTCCACTATGGCAGCAGAGTTTGTAGCATGCTATGAGGCATCAAATCATGGAATATGGTTGCGGAACTTTGTCACAGGGCTGCGCATTTTGGAGAATGTAAAAAgaccactcaaattattttgtgacaataagTCAGCAGTGTTGTATTCCAATAACAACAGGAGTTCATCTAAGTCAAAGCATATTGACATAAAATTCCTAGTTGTAAAAGAAAGagtgcaaaatggtcaaatatccaTAGAGCACATTGGGACAAACTGCATGATAGCGGATCCGCTCACAAAAGGTTTACCATCCAAGGTCTTTCATGAGCACACTGCTCACATGGGTGTTACATTGTTTGAGGATATCATGATTTAGTGGGAGTTTATATTTCAGacatttatgtatttggttattttctgatcagaaatgaagtattcagtttattcactctgtttattattttgaaattgacctcacttaagtttaaggaggaccagttggaaatagacatgtttagatcatattgcatgtaattttcatactacacatccatacttgatctatgtcatttggttgtgttaatatacgtgatcatggatggatttagttacgatatttGTAACGAAAGTCgcattggttctatgttaacataattaatggacgagattgtacGGAATgacttttggatatgatagtaaaaattttgaatgacatgtaattatagagtaattagtatatatatgtggtccaagtgggatATTGTTGGAAAttttggacatcacatatataataaggataattacatgttattatttactatcatgataggttagcccaaattaaaagtgaactaatttggttagaattttattggcttttaattattaaataaataaagtatgggtcaaatatgtgtagatactcttctaatcaaattctaattaatgatgggctaattagaattcgattagaactaatatgctaaggttataaatattagggttatggtccccaaattatacacaagatatcttttctaatatcccatcactAGGAAAGAGAGAACAAATATTCTCTGagtttcttgtgtgctaatttggaagatcaaattccCAAGTTGaatgtgtgctaatttggaagatcaaattccCAAGTTCCAGAAAGTTTCAAGGAATacatggattcaggtacgcttccgcatctagttttattcttgatttattcttaatgatttgacatgataaatcctgatttattaagttatattgtagatttattttataaattctaacatTATTATCGTTGCTTGTGATGTTAGCTTGGGCTACCTGGACTGCTGTATTGCCCGCAGTTTCTTGCATAAAGAAGTGAAGATTGGTGACCTTAACTGGCCTGGGATGATATGGTCGGGTTTTCGAGTAGTATTGGCTCTGCACTGCTACTTGGGAGAGGCAGATGATCAGAATCCAAGTCAACATCAATGTTTCTCTCATTGTCTCTGCTTTACTATAATTTTTGGAGGCAAAATGTAGATGAAATTCTTTTACAGTTGCTGCTTCATTTTTTATTAACAAAACACAAATTTTATACTCAGAAAATCCACagacatgaaaataattaattgtgtaaaatattttaaatcccTGTTTGATTTCTCCGGTagtattattaaaaagaaatgaaatctTGATTAGAACGATCCACGTTGTAAATACCATTGATAATTTCTCCACTCCCTAATTAGAATGATAAACGCCGTAAACACCATTCTGTCCATAAATACAATGATCTACTTGCTGTAGATTAATTTTAGATTGGAAGTTTTATCTTCTGTGTCTGCAATAAAATCACCTTATTGTTCAAGAGAAATTCATTGTTGttcataataatttaaattccaTTAATACTTCCTTCTCATCTACTTAAATTTTTGTATTAAGTAAGATCTAATATCCGTCTGAATTAATGTGTtggttttataaattaatttaatatcgtCTTCTGCTAACAAAAGTTTGTTTGATAATCAATAGTAGTCTAGTTGAGTTAAGATTAATCAATAGTTTGTTCAAACGAGACTAAAAGATAAGAATTCACTGTATACCGAGAACTCAAAATACGATTGCTAATTAGATAATCAAGTACGTGAATAATAGTCCCTCAAATTTAATGTTGTTTGAGGATCTCCGACTTCTATACAAGGGGTTTTACTGTTTGATAGTAATATCTTTACACAAATTTGATTGATTTTGATGTAtttgtttaatgtttttttttctaccaaaaaaatttttatttataagaagtTTATTTTCTTGTCTTGCTATTAAATTAAGAGcatattagtaaatttattacAAACaagaataatgataataataaaggaaGGAATAAATACAATATATAATAAATCAGTTGATGAAAGACGAAGGAAACcacaacccaaaatcatattataaGCATACAAAACCGAGCTCACATCTTAATGATAAAAATTACTCAGAATATTTTTATTCACATGTtgtcactaaatttttttttaaaaaaatcattaattccATAACTttatatatgattaatattttaacaatttaactgTTAAAATTACAGTTACATAgtgtcttaattttattttttatgcttttgtAACATATGACAATTGAGACCCTATAAATAGAGGGATTGTATAACATTATAGTATGCcaagtaaaaattgaattattctttCACTTTTGTGTCTACTTTTCCCTCTTATTCTTACTATAATTCTCTTAGTTTTTATAACATGTTGTCAGCACGATCTTACTCAAAGTGATAATTTCTTTTATCGATAATTAAATTTATCCTCTAAGATTTTCAAGATCTTAGACAACACTTAGACGACATGATGCAATGTTTTACaggaactttttttatttaatgtttcatatcttattttttttaattagctaattgatgattaattataattgttttgattattttttttttgtttttaagagTGGTTAAAGATTTGatattagtataaaattttgGTTCAGTGTTGTTGATGTTGGggtttattaatatatataagttattttgagataaaaattttcaattatccGTACAAAATCGTGAAATAAGATATGCTCTCAAAGTTTACTATCAATGAATTTTGATTAGATTCAAAGTCTACTAATAGAGTTTAATTTGCTTAtttcttaataaaatcatcaagaCTTAAGGTCGAACAAGTAAAGATACATCAACTTAGTTGGATCTCCATTTTTAAACTCTTAGCATCTTAAAATATTAAATCGACTTGTTATATTGTTTAAATATTTGAGatgattttcctttttaattttttattccaatggttatttattattttaagcaCATTATTTGTTCAAGACAATGAATATTGATTGATTTGTTTATGTCACTATAGTagattttgtaattaaaaatcaGGGGTGAAGCCAAAAAAAATATTAGGAGGGCCTAtaaatttttacgatagtaaaaaaataaaatttcaccattttaataacctatatatttataattttaaaagattaagtcaaatttttatcattttggggaGTCAAAGTGTAATtctatcattactaatttaaaattttatatattataaaagatccaaaataaaaaaaatcattttaaaggagACCGAGGCCTTTACCATTGCCCTAGCTCTACccttattaaaaaatatatttgaagaaAACATATTTAGCATgtgttttttttgttgttgttagaATAAATACTTGTGttagtaaatttagatttgaTTTTGTTTAAATATATGATGTCTCTCtttaatttggttaaagaattaaaaaaatagaagtaaaattttattaaacagCAAAAACTGGATAATTCACCATGAGTAGAAGCCAATGCCCCAAAAGCCAATACGAAATAGACAATATGAGCGACTATAAACGCACTTAACACTTCACCATAAGAGCCCAACACACCCAAACAACAGTATGATGACAGCACAAATAAAAATATAGCCACAATATAGAGCCACATAAAATGAACCAAAAGCCGCGCACCAAGAGAGTCAAAACAGACATAACTTTTGTCCCCAACCCTGGTTAAAAGGCTATGGTTAAAAGGCTAGGCAAAAACATGGATTCTAGTCTAGAATTTTAAgctttaattgtttttatttttaattcttgaattaTATACTTACAAACAAGAATTACTATATTAATTTAGTTATGGGTATTTCTATGGATTTCATTTGCATTAATCCATTCTTGTTTAATAAGAAAATGGTTTGATTTTGCAAATACCTTATATTTTTATTGCTATATATCTTTGAGATACTTGTTATTTTTGTAGAGCTATTAAAGGTAATTCATATgctttatattatttcatttgttaattatttagataaataaCATGAGCAattgtaattgaaaaaattatCTGAGCAATTGTAAAATGCACTAGTGCTTAAACTAGTGCCGACTGGTAGTGGCACTAACTACTTAGAAAAAACTGTCATGTTTAAGTCAGCAAATTTTGACAACAAATTACTTAAGGCTATGATCTCTTTAGTTATTTGGGATATATACCAACCCATTCTGGATATCCAAACTTCACTTAACAAGAGATCTTGGTGATTTATTTGGATTGGATCTAAGCAATCATCATCCCTTAATTCATAGATCGAATCAAATCAAGCTATAGAAGGAAGTATATTCAGATGATTCAAGCTTGATCTTGTGCTACTTTTTGGAGATATTATTTGTGTTGTTTTTTGGTTTGCACACAACATTATCGTATGGCAGTATCTAACAGAATCACTCTTTTCTCACCCTAGCTTCATCTATCCCGTCATTAATTTTCCCTCCGCAACACACATATATTACCCAAACATTTCGCATGATTTATCATTTTACATACATCACGCTAGTTAACCAAACACTTATTGCCTACCATTAAACAATCAACACACAATTGGCAAGTTCACACGGTATTGTACACATACACAACCTTAGGCAATCTCTATACATAGACAACGTGATACATGCAAGTCATAAGACATCCTCCATCATCCAGAAGGCATGGTACAGAGACTCACCTTCAAGGGCAAAGAcaggggggctggcatgggccccagccccccctaaaatgtaaatttgctcttttggcccttaaatttttttaaaaattttaaattagtaaaggtaaaattacattttggccctcctaaaattataaaaattcgacttaatcttttacaaattataaactataaaaaattaaaattttatccggcCCTCCTAACAATTTGTTCTAGCTTCACCCCTGCTCACCTTGCTTCCTTCACTTTGATAGCTTAGCTAATCCAAACGTCAAAGTCTCATTTATCGTAgaagctaagcatgacaaccattaTCGGTTAATCAAATGGTGGTTAGTCCTTAAAactcaaaatcttaaattaaacaGAAGCTTTGAGATTCTTActctacttctttcttcaatACATAAGTATAGAGAGATAAGAAAGCTTACCAGTTCCTCAATTTCTCTACCACCAACCTTCAATTCATACGACTGTTGCAACGTGCAGAGCTTTCTTTAGTTGCATCCCTTTCATCTTTAGAACGACTGAAGAAGATGATGCTATGGAGAGGAAAAATTCTGTaaacaaaattgagaaaattttgtctCCTGTCAGACCTATTAATATATACTCCTTAGGAACAATCGTCATTTCAACCATCCATTCTTAATCATATTGTCTCCCACTATAGAACCAGCCGATTCTAATCTAACTAAACCAAAATTGAAATCTAACATTTCCCGACCAGTTACTTAAGTTTCTAAATATCTCATTAGGGATCGTAAATTTCTATTTCTATACCACCGGCCCCCAACTCTTTTTTGTGTTCAGGTCCTTAGGAGAAATGGGTGTTACAATCTCTACTATAAATCAGGGTCTTATTTAACAGGAAGTTGGGTCACACAACTTTAACATAAGTGATGTTTATTCCGTTGTTGCTTTAGGGAGTGTTTAGTATTGCTTCTAAGAAGCGCTTTTGGGACAAAAAACACTTTTGGATAAAAGTATTCCCAAATAAGCTGCTTTTTGAGAGAAAAAGTACTTCTCCCACACCAAAAATTAGccaaaaaatactttttttgagaagctgaaaattttagcttctctccaaaagtgcttttggaaaAAAATAGCTTTTGTAAAAAAATCACTTTTGAGAAGAATTCCTAAACTAAATCTTAATCTCCGAGAGAAAACTTGTTGGCTTCCTTGTAATATTTGACTTTGATACCATATGACATTTGTTTCGTTGTCAATAaacaactttcccaattttcgcaTAAACAAACCTTTTTTCTAGCTAAAGATATAATGTTTATTTCAAGTAGGGAGATAAAGTACAATAATCAAGTATGACAAATTTAAATTCTGATAAGATCAACATACGTATTTCTCATACTTTTATTCTAATGAAGCGGAGTAGAATCATACGAGTTTTTCACAATCTAAAAAAACGGAGTCTGTAAATAACATCTTAGTAATGAACTACAGTAATGTTCAATTCCAAAATGACATTGGTGGCATTTATAATGATAGGGTTAAATAGAGCAACCCCTGTTGCCATCACGAATTTTCCTCTTCCTCCGACCACTGCAAGCTCAGGTTCTCCCCTTGAAAATACGCTTATTGAGCTGCCATTAAACCTACCGGTATTAAATCCAAAATCTATGTATTGTGTGCTTGATGCATTCATTCTGGATAGGAGCGCAATACCCTGAACATTTCCAATCACCTTCGAGTCAGGCTCAGGACCAGTCCTGAGGGGATCATTAAAGGCAACTAGGGAGGCAAATGGCACTGATGAATTATTATCGTTGCTTGTGATGTTAGCTTGGGCTACCTGGACTGCTGTAATGCCCGCAGTTTTGTGCATAAAAACGTGAAGATTGGTGACCTTAACTGGCCTGGGATGATATGGTCGGGTCTTCGAGTAGTATTGGCTCTTCACTGCTACTTGGGAGAGGCAGATGATCAGAATCCAAGTCAACATCAATGTTCCTCTCATTGTCTCTGCTTTACTATAATTTCTGGGAGCGAAATGTAGATGAAAGTAGAGTTGTAACTTCATTTTTATTAACCAAACACGAACTTTATACTCAGAAAACCCacaaacatgaaaataattaattgtgcagaaaattttaaatacctGCTTGATTTCTCCGGTagtattattaaaaagaaatgaaatctTAATTAGAACGATCCACGTTGTAAATACCATTGAGTTTCTCCACTCCATAATTAGAATGATGAACGTCGTAAACACCATTCTGTCCATAAATAAAATGATCCACTTGCTGTCCAGAATTAATTTGATGTTTTGAGcttgaaattgaaaataattgtaagttaatttatgacacaaattcaattaacaatattattaatattagaaattttatcattcgCTTATTCGTTtagaaatcataaatttagaacacaaatgtatgt
The sequence above is drawn from the Gossypium hirsutum isolate 1008001.06 chromosome A05, Gossypium_hirsutum_v2.1, whole genome shotgun sequence genome and encodes:
- the LOC107961205 gene encoding dirigent protein 4; translation: MKLQLYFHLHFAPRNYSKAETMRGTLMLTWILIICLSQVAVKSQYYSKTRPYHPRPVKVTNLHVFMHKTAGITAVQVAQANITSNDNNSSVPFASLVAFNDPLRTGPEPDSKVIGNVQGIALLSRMNASSTQYIDFGFNTGRFNGSSISVFSRGEPELAVVGGRGKFVMATGVALFNPIIINATNVILELNITVVHY